A window of Clostridium sp. 'White wine YQ' contains these coding sequences:
- the dapF gene encoding diaminopimelate epimerase: MKDNFFVKTHGLGNEYIVLEEDRIDFTLIDRAIKRICNVNFGIGSDGILLKVKSEKADFGLRIYNPDGSEAEKSGNGLRIFCKYIYDYGFTNNEVFTVETKGGIVKANIVETSNSKAKLITVDMGKAIFKASDIPTNFKSEEVIGEKITLNNKEFEINCVSLGNPHCVIIKEELDIDEIKTFGPLIENYKEFPNRINTQFAKVISKDEAQILIWERGAGFTLASGSSSCAVASVLRKRGLINDKVKIKMLGGELIIEIDDNWNVRMTGEVREIAKGNLSSELVEDLNK; encoded by the coding sequence ATGAAAGATAATTTTTTTGTTAAAACTCATGGCTTGGGGAATGAATACATAGTTTTAGAAGAAGATAGAATTGATTTCACTCTTATTGATAGGGCTATTAAAAGAATTTGTAATGTTAATTTTGGTATAGGTTCTGATGGAATTTTACTTAAAGTAAAATCAGAAAAAGCTGATTTTGGATTAAGAATATATAATCCAGATGGCTCAGAAGCTGAAAAAAGTGGCAATGGTTTAAGAATATTTTGCAAGTATATTTATGATTATGGTTTTACTAATAATGAAGTTTTCACAGTTGAGACAAAAGGTGGAATAGTTAAGGCTAATATTGTTGAAACATCTAATTCAAAGGCCAAATTAATTACAGTTGATATGGGAAAAGCAATTTTTAAAGCAAGTGATATTCCTACAAACTTTAAAAGTGAAGAAGTTATAGGTGAAAAAATCACACTTAATAATAAGGAATTTGAAATAAATTGTGTTTCCTTAGGAAATCCACATTGTGTAATAATAAAAGAGGAGTTAGACATTGATGAAATAAAAACCTTTGGGCCATTAATTGAGAATTACAAGGAGTTTCCAAATAGAATTAATACTCAATTTGCAAAAGTGATTTCTAAGGATGAGGCTCAAATACTAATATGGGAAAGAGGAGCTGGATTTACGCTAGCTTCAGGAAGTTCTTCTTGTGCAGTTGCCTCTGTTTTAAGAAAAAGAGGATTAATTAATGATAAAGTTAAAATAAAGATGCTAGGTGGAGAACTAATTATTGAAATTGATGACAACTGGAATGTAAGAATGACAGGGGAAGTTAGAGAAATCGCAAAAGGAAATTTAAGTTCAGAACTTGTTGAAGATTTAAATAAATAA
- a CDS encoding DUF3243 domain-containing protein, protein MDTLKDWDSWKATLGKAIDAGETVGLSDKTITGVAEKVGTFLSNNVDPRNHEERLLKELWDAADENDRNTLAKLVVKISDK, encoded by the coding sequence ATGGATACATTAAAAGACTGGGATTCTTGGAAAGCTACCTTAGGTAAAGCTATTGATGCTGGCGAAACTGTAGGACTTTCTGATAAAACTATTACTGGAGTTGCTGAAAAGGTAGGTACATTTCTTTCAAATAACGTAGATCCACGAAATCATGAGGAAAGGCTTCTTAAAGAATTGTGGGATGCAGCTGATGAAAATGATAGAAATACATTAGCTAAACTTGTTGTAAAAATTTCTGATAAATAA
- the dapA gene encoding 4-hydroxy-tetrahydrodipicolinate synthase: MSVQGVFVPLITPFKNDELDLVSYKKMVEYYLAKGVSGFMPLGTTGESPTIEDKEYETIVEKTMEYVNNAVPVYFGLGGNNTKKVKEKLKIVEKYNVDGILSVSPYYSRPDQRGIYEHFKSISEATDLDIILYNIPYRTGRNIENSTIYKLAELKNIVGIKDASGDIKQTTDLLINPPKDFSILTGEDSFFYTTLTLGGHGGILASSHLHTESFIEVYNKVKENNHEEALRIWKELYQFVPMLFAEPNPAPLKYILNKIGLIESPELRLPLTQISDELKEKLNEILKLK, from the coding sequence ATGTCAGTTCAAGGAGTTTTTGTCCCATTAATAACGCCATTTAAAAATGATGAATTAGATTTAGTATCATATAAGAAAATGGTAGAGTATTATCTAGCTAAAGGTGTTAGTGGTTTTATGCCATTAGGAACAACTGGAGAAAGTCCAACTATTGAGGATAAGGAATATGAAACTATAGTAGAAAAAACAATGGAATATGTTAATAATGCAGTTCCAGTATATTTTGGTTTAGGTGGAAACAATACTAAAAAGGTTAAGGAAAAATTAAAGATAGTTGAAAAATATAATGTAGATGGTATATTATCAGTTTCACCATATTATTCAAGACCTGATCAAAGGGGAATATATGAACATTTTAAGAGTATTTCTGAAGCAACTGATTTAGATATAATTTTATATAATATTCCATATAGAACTGGTAGAAATATTGAGAATAGTACTATTTATAAATTAGCTGAATTAAAAAATATTGTAGGAATAAAAGATGCATCAGGAGATATAAAGCAAACTACAGATCTTCTTATTAATCCGCCAAAGGATTTTTCAATTTTGACAGGTGAAGACAGCTTTTTCTATACTACACTAACCCTTGGAGGACATGGTGGAATATTGGCTTCATCTCATCTTCATACAGAAAGCTTTATAGAGGTATATAATAAGGTTAAAGAAAATAACCATGAAGAAGCTTTAAGAATATGGAAAGAACTATATCAATTTGTTCCTATGCTATTTGCGGAACCTAATCCAGCACCACTTAAATATATTTTAAATAAGATAGGATTAATTGAATCCCCAGAACTAAGACTTCCACTCACTCAAATAAGCGATGAATTAAAAGAAAAATTAAACGAAATTTTAAAATTAAAATAA
- a CDS encoding CAP domain-containing protein, which produces MKKFISVILSFSILSFTVIGCQKGTSPIKPQVVPNQSGGNDTTGDTTGTTGDQNNTNGTLNQPNTNPGDGNVQNTNPPNSNNNPKPPTNNNIPEGTNPSGNPNTPNSGNPGVTTGDVVNDILTNTNAERTKQGLQPLKLNAGVSKLAAMKARDMYDKNYFSHTSPTYGDPGQMLTNNGFKYATMGENIYTSTGMTPNGANTVTQWMNSPGHRANILNSAFKEIGIGIYYSNGRYYATQMFYTPQ; this is translated from the coding sequence ATGAAAAAGTTTATTTCAGTAATATTAAGTTTTTCAATTTTAAGTTTTACTGTAATAGGTTGTCAAAAAGGAACTTCTCCAATTAAACCACAAGTAGTTCCTAATCAATCTGGCGGAAATGATACAACAGGAGATACAACTGGTACAACAGGAGATCAAAATAATACAAATGGTACATTGAATCAGCCTAATACAAATCCAGGGGATGGAAATGTACAAAATACAAATCCTCCAAACTCAAATAATAATCCAAAACCTCCAACTAATAATAATATTCCTGAAGGAACTAATCCATCAGGAAACCCTAATACTCCTAACAGTGGAAACCCAGGTGTTACTACTGGAGATGTTGTAAATGATATATTAACAAATACAAATGCAGAAAGAACAAAACAAGGACTACAACCACTTAAGCTTAATGCAGGAGTATCAAAATTAGCAGCAATGAAAGCTAGAGATATGTATGATAAAAACTATTTTTCTCATACATCACCAACTTATGGAGATCCAGGACAAATGCTTACTAATAATGGATTTAAATATGCAACTATGGGTGAGAATATATACACATCTACAGGAATGACACCAAATGGTGCAAATACTGTAACTCAATGGATGAATTCTCCTGGACATAGAGCAAATATACTTAACAGTGCATTTAAAGAAATAGGAATAGGAATATATTATAGTAATGGTAGATACTATGCTACTCAAATGTTCTATACACCTCAATAG